In the genome of Pseudomonas protegens, one region contains:
- a CDS encoding type II toxin-antitoxin system PemK/MazF family toxin translates to MAQTRVAGQVRIGHIYECEFGLFKKGAEGADTTVARDEADDTAYNYRIPNELIKRRAVVVIGKHRGLYLVVPVSSTFENGPKPHKVPENSGMHVQMGGDFPVTARYAAGKPRWAKSNLVQAVDGGRLTDVFDPETRKNIPAHQVSENTLLKIRYGVMISMGMGKMVPVEEPAPVEAAAANVEEVLAQPA, encoded by the coding sequence GTGGCGCAAACGCGGGTAGCCGGACAGGTCAGGATTGGTCACATCTACGAATGTGAATTTGGGCTCTTCAAGAAGGGAGCTGAGGGTGCGGATACCACGGTCGCGCGCGATGAGGCTGATGACACTGCCTACAATTATCGGATTCCCAACGAGCTCATCAAGCGCAGGGCGGTAGTGGTGATCGGGAAACACCGGGGTCTATACTTGGTTGTGCCTGTCAGCAGCACGTTTGAAAATGGCCCGAAACCACACAAGGTGCCAGAAAATTCTGGAATGCATGTCCAGATGGGTGGCGACTTTCCGGTGACAGCTCGCTACGCTGCCGGTAAACCTCGCTGGGCGAAAAGCAATCTTGTGCAAGCCGTTGACGGTGGTCGATTGACTGATGTTTTTGATCCGGAGACTCGAAAAAATATCCCTGCCCACCAGGTGTCCGAGAACACATTGCTAAAAATCCGCTATGGAGTGATGATCTCCATGGGTATGGGAAAAATGGTGCCTGTCGAAGAGCCCGCGCCTGTTGAGGCTGCAGCGGCCAACGTCGAAGAGGTCTTGGCCCAGCCCGCTTGA